In one Drosophila pseudoobscura strain MV-25-SWS-2005 chromosome X, UCI_Dpse_MV25, whole genome shotgun sequence genomic region, the following are encoded:
- the LOC4813650 gene encoding uncharacterized protein encodes MQFERGKDKLCKMSMDIRHMTKSWRSFVCKGRTAMKSICHLRKLISDAENRLNNLTNERGLRTGDKQIRVLNERLANPMATMKMILNKLLIIRDKTCQYLSITRMCMDDEILCNYEITPNIRTPQLLEILEFLRSRFDPEWEVKEMVVLALDNIGSAEDMDMLMDAWGNCRHAGGEEFSQKLNEYLDALMGNH; translated from the exons atgcaatttgaacGTGGCAAAGATAAACTCTGCAAAATGTCCATGGATATACGCCACATGACCAAGTCCTGGCGAAGTTTCGTATGCAAGGGCCGCACTGCCATGAAAAGTATTTGCCACCTTCGGAAGCTGATTTCCGATGCGGAGAATCGGTTGAACAATCTTACCAATGAACGTGGCCTTAGAACGGGGGACAAACAGATTCGAGTGTTGAACGAACGACTGGCCAATCCCATGGCCACGATGAAAATGATTCTGAATAAGCTGCTCATTATCCGGGACAAGACCTGTCAATATTTGAGCATCACGCGCATGTGTATGGACGATGAAATTCTTTGCAACTACGAGATAACCCCGAATATAAGGACACCGCAGCTGCTGGAGATCCTCGAGTTCCTCCGCTCGCGCTTCGATCCCGAGTGGGAGGTCAAAGAGATGGTAGTCC TGGCCTTGGACAACATTGGCAGCGCCGAAGATATGGACATGCTGATGGATGCCTGGGGCAACTGCCGCCATGCTGGCGGAGAGGAGTTTTCCCAAAAGCTGAACGAATACTTGGATGCGCTGATGGGCAACCACTAA